One part of the Bacteroidia bacterium genome encodes these proteins:
- the pruA gene encoding L-glutamate gamma-semialdehyde dehydrogenase → MQKAFFNVPLPKNEPVLSYAPGSPEKAEVKKVLAELSGQVRDIPMFIGGKEVRTDDKHPLSPPHDHQKVIGHYSRGNASHVKQAIDAALAAKKDWENTSWEHRASVFLKAADLLSGPFRAKMNAATMLAQSKNIYQAEIDAVAELADFFRFNVAYMQQIYADQPGSNPGMWNRLEYRALEGFVFCITPFNFTSIAANLPAAAALMGNVCVWKPADSQIYSADMLMQLFREAGLPDGVINLVYTDGPEAGEVVFNHPEFAGLHFTGSTGVFQHLWKTIGANIATYKSYPRIVGETGGKDYIMIHPSADAEAAATAISRGAFEFQGQKCSAASRVYIPASLYDQIINKVETEVSSFKMGDPKDFRNFINAVIDERAFDKISGYIDQVKASPDAEVVIGGGYDKSKGYFIQPTVVLAKEPKFLTMCEEIFGPVVTVYKYEDADFEATLDILDSTSPYALTGAIFAQDRIAIDRTARRLQHTAGNFYINDKPTGAVVGQQPFGGGRASGTNDKAGSYMNLLRWVSPRTIKETFVPAKDYKYPFLGEE, encoded by the coding sequence ATGCAAAAAGCATTTTTCAACGTCCCCCTTCCCAAGAATGAGCCCGTTTTGAGCTATGCTCCAGGCAGTCCTGAGAAAGCCGAGGTTAAAAAAGTCCTGGCAGAACTTTCCGGACAGGTTAGAGATATCCCTATGTTTATCGGAGGTAAAGAGGTCAGAACGGATGATAAGCATCCTTTGAGCCCGCCTCATGATCATCAAAAAGTTATCGGGCATTATTCGAGAGGAAATGCCAGCCATGTAAAGCAAGCCATAGATGCTGCCTTGGCTGCGAAAAAGGACTGGGAAAATACCAGTTGGGAACACAGAGCTTCTGTTTTTCTCAAAGCTGCCGACCTTCTCAGTGGCCCTTTCAGAGCGAAAATGAATGCTGCCACGATGTTGGCGCAGTCTAAAAATATCTACCAGGCAGAAATTGATGCTGTAGCCGAATTAGCGGATTTTTTCCGTTTCAATGTGGCCTACATGCAGCAAATCTATGCTGATCAGCCCGGATCTAATCCTGGCATGTGGAACAGACTTGAATACCGTGCCCTCGAAGGCTTTGTATTCTGTATTACGCCTTTCAACTTTACTTCCATTGCCGCCAACCTCCCCGCAGCTGCTGCTTTGATGGGTAATGTGTGTGTCTGGAAGCCTGCTGACAGCCAAATCTATTCTGCCGACATGCTGATGCAATTGTTTCGCGAAGCAGGATTGCCCGATGGAGTGATCAACCTTGTCTACACCGATGGCCCGGAAGCTGGAGAGGTTGTTTTCAATCATCCTGAATTTGCAGGTCTGCATTTTACCGGTTCCACAGGTGTATTTCAGCATCTTTGGAAAACCATTGGTGCGAATATCGCTACCTATAAAAGCTATCCTCGCATCGTAGGAGAAACCGGTGGAAAGGATTATATCATGATCCATCCCAGTGCGGATGCAGAAGCAGCTGCTACTGCCATTTCTCGTGGAGCTTTCGAATTCCAGGGACAAAAATGTTCTGCCGCTTCCCGTGTGTATATCCCAGCTTCCTTATATGATCAAATTATCAATAAGGTAGAAACCGAAGTGTCCAGCTTCAAAATGGGGGACCCCAAAGATTTCCGCAACTTCATCAATGCGGTTATCGATGAAAGAGCTTTTGACAAAATCTCCGGATACATCGATCAGGTAAAAGCTTCTCCAGATGCTGAAGTCGTCATTGGAGGAGGCTATGACAAATCCAAGGGATACTTCATCCAACCTACAGTTGTACTGGCTAAAGAACCCAAATTCCTGACCATGTGTGAGGAGATTTTCGGACCGGTAGTTACGGTATATAAGTATGAAGATGCTGATTTCGAAGCTACCCTGGACATCCTGGACTCCACCAGTCCTTATGCCCTGACCGGAGCCATATTTGCGCAAGATCGCATTGCCATTGACAGAACTGCCCGCAGGCTTCAACATACTGCCGGGAACTTCTATATCAATGACAAGCCGACTGGCGCAGTCGTAGGACAGCAGCCTTTCGGTGGGGGCCGTGCCTCTGGAACCAATGATAAAGCCGGTTCTTATATGAACTTGCTTCGCTGGGTATCTCCTCGTACGATCAAAGAAACATTCGTTCCTGCCAAGGATTATAAGTATCCATTTTTGGGGGAAGAATAA
- a CDS encoding histidine kinase, which yields MKTPGIILIFLFALPLGAYSQALPNLAELRLGDSFEVEVLIENKKEQLGKGIDILYTRTEKEIFYYFLMLEKVEAGSYHFSSQIRRFRSRYDLVYTSERDKKRDEHRSFDSDFDIPGYPDRKELDFLNQSFTLIVTPEKFTHRIVFKEENRAGRSYVSTVLNPMGIPNHVNALFFVNSQPVNDGNISARIIPPKTFRKVYLSGQISQPLSQKLHFSANQGFGAPAKLSAFDKEVMLNDEGKFTVEYEINEARFIYLFHFDQENKGFGNDKQVSFPIYIEPGDEVELFLNTVQPDSLSFKGQNSAKYRSFHQFAMAFLGTNADSWQRIVPFTSPNYRFDNMGRIKSSPIDLNYETRRYNEILRYLEGEKSAMGESLYQRLKAETVFSFARKKLASKNGSLPGLELDDLNIEGLSLSGERDHHLDKFGLDLASVISSQSYSDFLKDHLYANMQLLHSKDIVQLPGRMQSYHFVRFAYRDFALLSLMKKIILDDLKVYENSLGFSLNSTHTNKPELALIIQDFLSICNYQPYVDEVKNELGRIEGLQKGNEAPDMHLDKDKRLSDYLGEKIILILFRKMEDPAIQEFKALQKQYPELKFIFVNTNPFKKKFEDERKDKAFPTELYHSPGYGYSEERPYLYSGFRNFVHYMIDQDGKLWGSASSIVNFDVFEHEIGALDLYQPNGLIQFYERRKKTLIQAFWWISGIFNLYLIYFLFYLRPKRKREIMHRERIETELRAIRSQMNPHFLFNSLSSVQNLINQADPERANYYLSRFSQLVRKVLNHSEQAMVPLADELKVVDLYCELEALRFKFEYQIETDPSIDVQLTEVPSMLIQPYVENAVRHGIAMQGGSGMIRILVKEEAGFIRVEIEDNGMGIRKHMQEVAGKKEKSGFGLRLSEERIEKINERYKLNIVVAIYDRRDDAEVSHGTRVVIKIPQEV from the coding sequence ATGAAAACTCCTGGAATAATTTTGATATTTCTGTTCGCCCTTCCCCTAGGGGCTTATTCTCAGGCGCTTCCTAATCTTGCTGAATTAAGATTGGGAGATAGTTTTGAGGTCGAAGTATTGATTGAAAATAAAAAGGAGCAACTGGGGAAGGGTATAGATATTTTATATACCCGAACTGAAAAAGAGATTTTCTATTATTTCTTGATGCTTGAAAAGGTCGAGGCTGGTAGTTATCATTTCAGTAGTCAAATCAGAAGATTTCGATCCCGATATGATCTGGTATACACCTCAGAGCGGGACAAAAAAAGGGACGAACACAGAAGTTTTGATTCAGATTTTGATATACCGGGATACCCAGATCGAAAAGAGCTCGATTTTTTAAATCAGTCTTTCACGCTAATCGTTACTCCAGAGAAATTTACCCACCGAATAGTCTTTAAGGAAGAAAATAGAGCTGGGAGAAGCTATGTTTCCACTGTACTCAATCCCATGGGAATCCCTAATCATGTAAATGCCTTATTCTTTGTCAACAGCCAACCGGTCAACGATGGAAATATTTCAGCTAGAATCATTCCTCCAAAGACTTTCCGGAAAGTTTACCTCTCAGGGCAGATTTCACAGCCCCTAAGTCAGAAGCTTCATTTTTCCGCTAATCAGGGCTTTGGAGCGCCGGCTAAACTTTCAGCTTTTGATAAAGAAGTTATGCTGAATGATGAGGGAAAATTTACCGTAGAATACGAGATCAATGAGGCGAGATTTATATACCTGTTTCATTTTGATCAGGAGAATAAAGGCTTTGGGAATGATAAACAAGTTTCCTTTCCAATATATATAGAGCCTGGGGATGAAGTAGAACTTTTCCTGAATACTGTTCAACCGGATAGTCTGTCCTTTAAGGGGCAAAATTCAGCCAAGTACAGGAGCTTTCACCAATTCGCAATGGCATTTTTGGGTACAAATGCGGATTCCTGGCAAAGAATTGTTCCGTTTACCTCTCCGAATTACCGCTTCGATAATATGGGAAGGATAAAAAGCTCTCCCATAGACCTGAATTATGAAACCAGGCGCTACAATGAAATCCTGAGATATCTTGAGGGAGAAAAATCGGCAATGGGAGAATCTTTGTACCAAAGATTAAAAGCAGAAACGGTGTTTTCTTTCGCCAGAAAAAAATTGGCTTCAAAAAACGGCTCTCTACCGGGATTAGAGCTTGATGATCTAAATATCGAAGGCTTAAGTCTTTCGGGAGAAAGGGATCATCACCTCGATAAGTTTGGGCTTGATTTGGCATCTGTGATCAGCTCTCAATCTTATTCAGATTTCTTGAAAGATCATTTATACGCCAATATGCAATTGTTGCATAGCAAAGACATTGTCCAACTTCCAGGAAGGATGCAGTCCTATCACTTTGTACGCTTTGCCTATCGGGACTTCGCTTTGCTTAGTTTAATGAAAAAGATCATTCTGGATGACCTAAAGGTCTATGAAAACTCCCTGGGCTTTTCCTTAAATTCTACCCATACCAATAAGCCTGAACTGGCCTTGATTATACAGGATTTTTTATCCATTTGTAATTATCAACCCTATGTGGATGAGGTGAAAAATGAACTAGGCCGAATTGAAGGATTGCAAAAAGGCAATGAAGCTCCAGATATGCATCTTGACAAGGATAAAAGGCTTTCAGATTATTTGGGAGAAAAAATCATCTTGATATTATTCCGGAAAATGGAGGATCCTGCGATTCAGGAATTTAAAGCTTTACAAAAGCAATATCCAGAATTGAAGTTCATCTTTGTAAATACCAATCCTTTTAAGAAGAAGTTTGAAGACGAAAGGAAGGACAAGGCTTTTCCGACTGAGCTTTATCATTCCCCTGGCTATGGTTATAGTGAGGAAAGGCCCTACCTATACTCGGGATTTAGGAATTTTGTGCACTATATGATTGATCAAGATGGGAAACTCTGGGGATCTGCCTCTTCTATTGTCAATTTTGATGTATTTGAACATGAAATAGGTGCTTTAGACCTTTATCAGCCCAATGGCTTAATTCAATTCTACGAAAGACGAAAAAAGACTCTTATCCAGGCATTCTGGTGGATATCTGGAATTTTCAACTTATACCTGATCTATTTTTTGTTTTACCTTAGGCCCAAACGAAAAAGAGAGATCATGCATAGAGAACGGATCGAAACGGAACTAAGAGCCATTCGATCTCAGATGAATCCCCATTTTCTTTTCAATTCACTCAGCTCTGTCCAAAACCTCATCAATCAGGCAGATCCCGAACGTGCCAATTATTATTTGAGTCGTTTTTCTCAATTGGTTCGGAAAGTACTCAATCATTCTGAGCAGGCCATGGTTCCTTTGGCAGATGAATTGAAAGTGGTGGATCTCTATTGCGAACTGGAAGCCCTACGGTTCAAGTTTGAATACCAAATTGAGACCGATCCCTCGATAGATGTCCAATTGACAGAAGTGCCGAGTATGTTGATCCAGCCTTATGTGGAAAATGCGGTGCGCCATGGAATCGCGATGCAGGGAGGATCCGGAATGATCCGCATTCTTGTGAAAGAGGAAGCTGGATTTATACGAGTTGAAATTGAGGACAATGGAATGGGTATACGCAAGCATATGCAGGAAGTGGCTGGAAAAAAAGAGAAATCTGGTTTTGGTTTACGTTTGTCGGAGGAAAGGATTGAAAAGATCAATGAGCGATATAAATTGAATATCGTAGTAGCCATCTATGACCGGAGAGATGATGCTGAGGTCAGTCATGGAACCCGAGTTGTTATAAAAATCCCTCAAGAAGTATGA
- the ccsA gene encoding cytochrome c biogenesis protein CcsA, whose protein sequence is MKNNPIIKNSYKFLAIGLLLYAIIYGMLVEMPYNPIWGQSSRAIFYHVPMWFAMLVMMGISVWHSVRLLRALDPDAETNLNPLYLDIKAKEAARVGVFFNILGLLTGIVWSRVTWNENIPGNEFAAWWGWDPIQVCALVSLLIYAAYFLLRSSFSEDESRAKVSAVYNIFAASTLIPLFFVVPRVLEGLHPTAGKGSFIFKGGITTEIRLILYPGLIGFICLGIWLYNLRHRTGSLSMRIEEILAERSYQKNQNNV, encoded by the coding sequence ATGAAAAATAACCCCATAATAAAAAATAGCTATAAGTTCCTGGCAATAGGCTTGTTATTGTATGCGATCATATACGGTATGCTGGTTGAAATGCCCTACAATCCCATCTGGGGCCAAAGCTCAAGGGCTATTTTCTATCATGTCCCCATGTGGTTTGCCATGCTGGTCATGATGGGTATATCTGTCTGGCATAGCGTTCGATTATTGCGGGCCCTTGATCCGGATGCCGAAACGAATCTCAATCCTCTTTATCTGGATATAAAAGCAAAAGAAGCTGCCCGCGTGGGTGTTTTTTTCAATATTCTGGGATTGCTTACGGGCATCGTTTGGTCCCGCGTAACCTGGAATGAAAATATCCCCGGAAATGAATTCGCAGCCTGGTGGGGATGGGATCCTATACAGGTTTGTGCCCTGGTTTCCCTCTTGATCTATGCCGCATATTTTTTGCTTCGTTCTTCCTTTTCTGAAGATGAGTCCAGAGCAAAAGTTTCTGCTGTTTATAATATTTTTGCCGCCTCCACTTTGATTCCTTTATTCTTTGTAGTACCCAGAGTACTGGAAGGATTGCATCCTACTGCAGGAAAAGGGTCATTTATATTCAAGGGAGGAATAACTACTGAAATAAGACTTATTCTATATCCGGGACTTATCGGTTTCATTTGCCTGGGAATTTGGTTGTATAACCTCCGCCATAGAACAGGCAGCCTAAGCATGAGAATAGAAGAAATACTGGCCGAACGTTCCTATCAAAAGAATCAAAATAATGTTTAA
- the ccsA gene encoding cytochrome c biogenesis protein CcsA: MDFFTAGKLGEMFTSMAFASALVSMISFFMAERRQLALEKASWERMGVGSFALHIFSIVGIIVTLFYLIYDHRYEYHYVWSHSSNELPVYYMISCFWEGQEGSFLLWCFWHSILGGILLRKKNEWRNSVIAIIASVEVILVSMLLGAYFFGIKLGSSPFILLKETFPDAEIYLTRPDFVPSNGNGLNPLLQNYWMVIHPPTLFLGFASTVVPFAYVMAGLIKGKYNEWIKPAMPWTTFAVMILGVGIIMGGYWAYETLNFGGYWNWDPVENSSLVPWLCGVAGLHTMLIYRKSKAYLKLTMMMIIGTFLLVLYSTFLTRSGILGETSVHTFTDLGLSGQLLVLMFAYVGFVAAMMAYRWKKIPQREDESKVWSAEFMLFMGVLVFAFSGLLVTLATSIPVFNSIFGTDIAPPPNVQLFYYKWTIWFAIMFGVFSGLGQFLWWKIGRKKSIADAIFRPFLIAVLTGSAVILAIWFARSQSGSWEFAYDKIFAAYKDPAVTGTGFFGKMMGYIKYGFFSIADELMLYTALFGLFANLDILLSLVRKNRKGLKIMGGTIVHIGFALMLLGMLFSSGYDSVISKNLRVADLTGAPMSEDEKRDNVLLPKFMETSILGYNVTYTGKKEAIAPVSDLQIIEEMQGYFKLRFDDATGERFATVQPRNPFLKRDENGVIHPASDPTEASNNDPLMQGVIDLALVEETLNKNLKAFNSGLINNRTQYGVEFKPLDENREPDTSSTFKLWPEAEINEEMQSIISHPSRKIFWDRDIYVYASSLPDPKSLQPKYFTLPMKVGEVAEIGEDIKLLLAQVRNVSDQPGMEQYEVAAAAYLVAYTEKDTFGAQPVFLIDGKIPDMKEDEIPQLGLELAFVGVDPENDRLTIQAKYVDPFSDHVTIKAIQKPFINLLWLGTFILVFGFLLSIYRRWQESR, from the coding sequence ATGGATTTTTTTACAGCAGGTAAGCTTGGAGAAATGTTCACCAGTATGGCGTTTGCCAGTGCATTGGTGTCCATGATCAGCTTTTTTATGGCGGAGCGCCGACAACTGGCATTGGAGAAAGCAAGTTGGGAACGCATGGGCGTAGGCTCTTTTGCCCTGCATATCTTTAGTATAGTCGGCATCATAGTCACCCTTTTCTATCTCATTTATGACCACCGATACGAATATCACTATGTGTGGTCGCATTCCTCCAATGAACTTCCCGTCTATTATATGATCTCCTGTTTCTGGGAAGGACAAGAGGGAAGTTTCCTGCTATGGTGCTTCTGGCATTCGATTTTGGGAGGAATCCTGCTGAGGAAGAAAAATGAATGGAGAAATTCTGTGATTGCCATTATAGCTTCAGTTGAAGTGATTCTGGTTTCTATGTTGTTGGGCGCTTATTTCTTCGGGATAAAGCTGGGTTCAAGTCCCTTTATCCTGCTCAAAGAAACTTTCCCTGATGCAGAGATATATTTGACGCGTCCTGATTTCGTCCCCAGCAATGGTAATGGCCTCAATCCACTGCTTCAGAATTACTGGATGGTTATTCACCCTCCTACCCTCTTCCTGGGTTTTGCCTCAACGGTAGTGCCTTTTGCCTACGTGATGGCTGGTTTGATCAAAGGGAAATACAATGAGTGGATCAAGCCTGCTATGCCCTGGACAACTTTTGCAGTGATGATCCTTGGAGTTGGTATCATCATGGGAGGCTACTGGGCATACGAAACCCTCAACTTTGGTGGATACTGGAACTGGGATCCGGTCGAAAACTCATCCCTGGTTCCCTGGTTGTGCGGGGTAGCGGGTCTTCATACCATGCTCATCTATCGCAAGTCAAAGGCTTATCTCAAGCTGACCATGATGATGATCATCGGAACTTTCCTGCTGGTCTTATATTCGACTTTCCTGACACGTAGTGGTATTTTGGGAGAAACTTCTGTCCATACCTTTACCGATCTGGGCCTTTCCGGACAACTTCTGGTCCTGATGTTTGCCTATGTTGGCTTTGTTGCTGCTATGATGGCCTATCGTTGGAAAAAGATTCCGCAAAGGGAAGATGAAAGCAAAGTATGGTCCGCAGAATTCATGCTCTTTATGGGTGTGCTGGTATTCGCCTTCTCCGGCTTGCTGGTAACACTTGCCACTTCCATACCGGTATTCAATTCCATTTTCGGCACCGACATAGCGCCTCCTCCAAATGTGCAGCTATTCTACTATAAGTGGACCATTTGGTTTGCGATTATGTTTGGCGTTTTCTCCGGATTGGGTCAGTTTCTTTGGTGGAAAATTGGTCGAAAGAAAAGCATCGCAGATGCTATTTTCAGGCCCTTTCTGATTGCGGTTCTGACAGGTAGTGCCGTTATACTCGCTATCTGGTTTGCAAGAAGTCAGAGCGGAAGCTGGGAATTTGCTTATGATAAAATATTCGCTGCTTATAAGGATCCAGCCGTTACCGGAACGGGATTCTTTGGGAAGATGATGGGCTATATCAAATATGGCTTCTTTTCTATTGCAGACGAACTCATGCTATATACAGCCCTCTTTGGCCTATTTGCTAATCTGGATATCCTCTTATCTCTCGTCAGGAAAAACAGAAAAGGCCTTAAGATCATGGGAGGAACCATCGTACACATAGGTTTCGCCTTGATGTTGCTGGGCATGCTATTTTCTTCCGGTTATGACTCTGTGATTTCTAAAAATCTACGGGTAGCTGATCTTACGGGTGCACCGATGAGTGAGGATGAAAAGCGAGACAATGTTTTGCTTCCCAAATTTATGGAGACTTCTATTCTGGGCTACAATGTTACCTATACAGGAAAGAAAGAAGCTATAGCTCCGGTTTCTGATCTACAGATCATAGAGGAGATGCAGGGCTATTTCAAATTGCGCTTTGATGATGCTACGGGCGAAAGGTTTGCAACTGTACAACCCAGAAATCCTTTCCTAAAAAGAGATGAGAATGGAGTAATACATCCCGCTTCAGATCCTACGGAGGCTTCTAATAATGATCCTTTGATGCAAGGAGTAATAGACCTTGCCCTGGTAGAGGAGACCTTAAACAAGAACCTAAAGGCCTTCAATTCAGGTCTAATCAATAACAGAACCCAGTATGGCGTAGAATTTAAGCCACTGGATGAAAATCGTGAACCAGACACAAGCAGTACCTTCAAACTCTGGCCAGAAGCTGAGATCAATGAAGAAATGCAAAGCATCATATCTCACCCAAGTAGAAAAATCTTTTGGGACAGAGATATTTACGTATATGCTTCCAGTTTACCTGATCCGAAATCTCTGCAACCCAAGTATTTTACCCTTCCCATGAAGGTAGGTGAAGTAGCAGAGATTGGAGAGGACATCAAGCTTCTGCTGGCTCAGGTGCGAAATGTCAGTGATCAACCTGGCATGGAGCAATATGAAGTTGCTGCAGCTGCCTATCTGGTTGCTTATACAGAAAAAGATACCTTCGGTGCTCAACCCGTTTTCCTCATTGATGGAAAAATTCCGGATATGAAAGAAGATGAGATTCCGCAATTGGGATTGGAGCTAGCTTTTGTGGGAGTTGATCCCGAAAATGACAGACTGACCATCCAGGCCAAGTACGTCGATCCTTTCTCCGATCACGTAACGATCAAAGCGATTCAAAAACCCTTCATCAACCTGCTTTGGTTAGGGACCTTTATCCTGGTCTTTGGTTTTTTACTTTCGATATATCGAAGGTGGCAGGAAAGTAGGTGA
- a CDS encoding cytochrome c maturation protein CcmE, producing the protein MKTSSIVILVVLAIFITALGVNLSSNASTYSDFPTAKASNETVHVVGSWVNRDQTSYDPNTDMFQFYMQDTTDNIELVYYQDPKPQNFEQAEKVVVVGGYKNEDFVAEKIIMKCPSKFEQTDITAGEKNL; encoded by the coding sequence ATGAAAACAAGTTCCATCGTCATTCTGGTCGTACTTGCTATTTTCATTACCGCTCTGGGAGTGAACCTTTCCAGCAATGCGAGTACCTATTCAGATTTCCCTACGGCAAAAGCCTCAAATGAGACTGTGCATGTAGTGGGTTCCTGGGTGAACAGAGATCAAACCTCTTATGATCCCAACACGGATATGTTCCAATTTTATATGCAGGATACGACCGATAATATAGAATTGGTCTACTACCAGGATCCCAAACCTCAGAATTTTGAGCAGGCGGAAAAAGTAGTCGTAGTAGGAGGATATAAAAATGAGGATTTCGTAGCGGAAAAGATCATCATGAAATGTCCTTCTAAATTTGAACAAACGGACATTACTGCCGGAGAGAAGAATCTCTAA
- a CDS encoding LytTR family DNA-binding domain-containing protein, which produces MSASIRSILIDDEAGNRANLRSLLESYCPQVEVIGEADSAIAAMDLIHQLKPQLIFLDIEMPNGNGFDLLNKLDRIDFEVIFVTAFDQYALKAIKFCALDYILKPIDILDLKAAVQKAETRLLEHEHSEAWQVFQENQKSQSNPKIALPTGNQVDYVPIAEIIRCRGEGNYTHFYIKNGKNLMVSKTLKEFEDLLKEHRFLRVHQSHLINVRYVKSYIKSEGGFLKMEDQSEIPISRQRKEYVLGKLK; this is translated from the coding sequence ATGAGTGCGAGCATTCGATCCATTTTAATAGATGATGAGGCTGGAAATCGTGCCAATCTACGCAGCCTGCTTGAATCTTACTGCCCTCAGGTGGAGGTCATCGGAGAAGCTGATTCTGCCATTGCTGCCATGGATCTCATTCATCAGCTCAAACCTCAACTCATATTTCTGGATATAGAAATGCCCAATGGCAATGGTTTCGATCTCCTCAATAAACTGGATCGCATCGATTTTGAAGTCATATTTGTTACTGCATTTGACCAATATGCCCTCAAAGCCATCAAATTCTGTGCATTGGATTATATCCTGAAGCCCATCGATATCCTCGACCTGAAAGCAGCCGTTCAAAAGGCGGAAACTCGCCTCCTTGAGCATGAACATTCAGAAGCCTGGCAGGTTTTTCAGGAAAACCAGAAAAGCCAAAGTAATCCCAAGATTGCCTTACCTACAGGCAATCAGGTAGACTATGTTCCCATAGCCGAAATCATTCGATGCAGAGGAGAAGGGAATTACACCCATTTCTATATAAAAAATGGGAAGAACCTCATGGTTTCCAAAACCCTCAAAGAATTTGAGGATCTACTCAAAGAGCATCGCTTTCTCCGTGTCCATCAATCTCACCTGATCAATGTCCGATATGTGAAAAGCTATATCAAAAGTGAAGGAGGCTTTTTGAAAATGGAAGATCAATCGGAGATTCCGATATCGAGGCAGAGGAAGGAGTATGTCTTAGGGAAGCTGAAATGA
- a CDS encoding SUMF1/EgtB/PvdO family nonheme iron enzyme, whose protein sequence is MLTQFIHLLLIGIHFLFHSFFLDDKLPEAELSYSDPLGLEMAFIKGGSFMMGSSTPYYHAELPAHRVEVPDFYLGKYEVTRALWTRVMEVSPQTSADCLSCPIDNISWEEVQLFITLLNRNSIYQYRLPTEAEWEYAAGNGRRHTLFSWGSLGPKGKNGGNVSGTDTEKLFADQHFFNGYKDGYSRLAPVGKFNPNSFGLYDMTGNVFEYCQDNFHYSFKGAPSDGSVWVHPDSSSVVIKGGGFFSGTPTSRVSYRRGFLADYVGEGLGFRLARTK, encoded by the coding sequence ATGCTGACACAATTCATCCACCTATTATTGATTGGAATTCATTTCCTGTTTCATTCATTTTTCCTGGACGATAAGCTCCCGGAGGCAGAACTCTCTTATTCAGATCCTTTAGGCTTAGAAATGGCCTTTATCAAAGGAGGTAGTTTTATGATGGGCAGTTCAACTCCCTATTATCATGCTGAATTGCCGGCTCATCGGGTAGAAGTTCCCGATTTTTATTTAGGGAAATATGAGGTAACGCGAGCATTATGGACGCGAGTGATGGAGGTCTCTCCCCAAACTTCTGCGGATTGTCTATCCTGCCCGATTGATAATATAAGCTGGGAAGAGGTCCAGTTATTTATCACCCTTCTTAATAGAAACTCAATCTATCAATATCGATTACCTACTGAGGCAGAGTGGGAATACGCTGCAGGCAACGGGAGGAGACACACTTTATTTAGTTGGGGATCCCTGGGTCCCAAAGGAAAAAATGGTGGAAATGTTTCCGGAACAGATACAGAGAAACTATTTGCCGATCAGCATTTTTTTAATGGCTACAAAGATGGTTATTCTCGCCTGGCGCCTGTGGGGAAATTTAATCCAAACAGTTTTGGGCTGTATGACATGACCGGCAATGTTTTTGAATATTGTCAGGATAATTTTCACTATTCTTTTAAAGGAGCGCCATCAGATGGCTCAGTCTGGGTACATCCGGATAGCAGTTCAGTAGTAATCAAAGGGGGAGGATTTTTTAGTGGCACCCCCACTTCGAGGGTCTCTTATAGAAGGGGCTTTTTAGCCGATTATGTAGGAGAAGGTCTGGGATTCAGGCTAGCTCGAACTAAATAA
- a CDS encoding heme exporter protein CcmB translates to MLQEIRNLIRKELLIEWKQKYAFNGLLLYVLCMVVVISLAFKGNLNPLTWNIVYWIIILFVAINAVAKSFMGERQGQLLYQYTLANPAAIIIAKLVYNMILLCLVALICLYSYGFLSGIKIADWPLMLSIVLLGCATLSANLTLVTAIAAKAENRATLLAVLSFPLLVPVLLILIRLSRYAVEGKEGGLLIENSYDQLIMIGGMSVVLWVLSVILFPFVWRD, encoded by the coding sequence GTGCTGCAAGAAATCAGGAATCTTATCCGCAAGGAATTGCTCATAGAATGGAAGCAAAAGTATGCTTTCAATGGTCTCTTGCTCTATGTTCTTTGCATGGTAGTCGTCATTTCTCTGGCCTTCAAAGGAAATCTAAATCCTTTGACCTGGAACATCGTCTACTGGATCATTATACTCTTTGTGGCCATCAATGCAGTGGCCAAAAGTTTCATGGGAGAAAGGCAGGGTCAATTGCTTTATCAATATACACTTGCCAATCCTGCAGCGATTATCATAGCCAAGCTCGTCTATAATATGATCCTGCTATGCCTGGTTGCTCTGATCTGTCTGTATTCTTATGGATTTTTGAGTGGAATAAAGATCGCGGACTGGCCCTTGATGCTCAGTATAGTCCTCCTGGGATGTGCGACTTTATCCGCCAATCTCACCCTGGTTACAGCTATAGCAGCCAAAGCAGAAAATCGAGCAACGCTTTTAGCCGTTCTCAGCTTTCCCTTGCTGGTACCCGTTTTGCTCATACTTATCAGATTGAGTCGATATGCGGTAGAGGGGAAAGAAGGAGGCCTGCTCATTGAAAATAGCTATGATCAATTGATTATGATTGGGGGAATGAGTGTGGTGCTGTGGGTATTGTCTGTTATTCTCTTCCCTTTTGTTTGGAGAGATTAA